The Nitrospirota bacterium genome window below encodes:
- a CDS encoding sel1 repeat family protein, with protein sequence MATKGYPGLVVVPPSARWILRRQLAHWTFIVFAVVWSVSPSKVWVPSFDKNGDCQSDIGQGASAGGLRECGQQGRSFSEETQFRLGEFAAAEASPGGSLAGSHNRIPSSYSAQLVTQHYGNHTSLGNVYGPAGRSSNRAISTSSGKVLNTSSTIQKEASSPSHDERLARQGDAFAQYRLGRFYSQLGGPRAPESVSWYVKASDGLQRLAEAGNGQAMYVLGVMYAYGRGVARDEEQARLWLMQAADQQVPAAHMVLARLDGHRSADSR encoded by the coding sequence ATGGCTACGAAAGGCTATCCTGGACTCGTAGTAGTGCCTCCCAGCGCTCGTTGGATCCTCAGGCGTCAACTGGCCCATTGGACTTTTATTGTTTTCGCGGTCGTATGGAGTGTGTCGCCGAGTAAGGTATGGGTTCCGTCCTTCGACAAGAATGGTGACTGTCAATCTGATATCGGACAAGGAGCTTCTGCAGGTGGCCTGAGGGAATGTGGCCAGCAGGGACGATCCTTCTCTGAGGAGACACAATTCCGTCTGGGAGAGTTCGCCGCCGCGGAAGCTTCGCCGGGTGGAAGCCTGGCTGGATCACACAATCGGATACCTTCCTCCTATTCTGCCCAACTCGTGACCCAGCACTATGGCAACCACACATCACTGGGCAATGTCTATGGTCCAGCAGGCCGCTCTTCGAACCGTGCGATATCAACCTCCTCTGGGAAAGTATTAAATACGAGCTCGACGATCCAAAAGGAGGCCTCCAGCCCGAGTCACGACGAGCGCTTAGCCCGACAGGGGGATGCCTTTGCCCAGTATCGTCTCGGCCGCTTTTACTCGCAGCTCGGCGGGCCAAGAGCACCCGAGTCTGTGAGTTGGTACGTAAAGGCCTCTGACGGACTTCAGCGCCTGGCTGAGGCCGGCAATGGACAAGCGATGTACGTGCTGGGAGTCATGTACGCCTATGGGCGCGGAGTGGCGAGGGATGAAGAACAAGCTCGACTTTGGCTGATGCAGGCCGCTGACCAACAAGTTCCAGCAGCTCACATGGTACTCGCAAGATTAGACGGGCATCGGAGTGCCGACTCCAGGTAA